Proteins from one Dysgonomonas sp. HDW5A genomic window:
- a CDS encoding FimB/Mfa2 family fimbrial subunit: MSYSKYTHITTLYNYSILLLILPLCLSSCIKDDFPNCNTTLFLQIKAVDATGVDITSSGEAGAAEVYIFDRNQRFIEQISVTSEDIKNKVPLKIFHKGTSNFTVVVWSNLNGNQQVDSLTNGTSIDQAFVQLKRSAEGYALNPDDLFQGILNIKNNSNASSDITIEDSITIQRKTALLNIMVKGLEFQNPNNYYFIIKGASKDTYSFKGELVGDSIRYKQNGEFNTSGTQFISSPFSLYPLPEGGRLTILIYNGENLIATAETNNKDGSNIVPIVGVTTNVLIDLRASLNVNIVVTDWEDIYHWFEW; encoded by the coding sequence ATGTCATACTCTAAATACACACATATTACCACTTTATATAACTACAGTATATTACTGTTGATATTACCTCTATGCCTATCATCTTGTATTAAAGATGATTTTCCAAACTGTAATACGACACTTTTTCTACAGATAAAAGCTGTTGATGCTACAGGGGTTGATATAACCTCAAGCGGAGAAGCCGGAGCTGCGGAAGTATATATTTTTGACAGAAATCAACGATTTATAGAACAGATATCGGTTACAAGTGAAGACATTAAGAATAAAGTTCCTCTAAAGATATTTCACAAAGGAACAAGTAACTTCACGGTTGTAGTATGGAGTAATCTGAATGGTAACCAACAAGTTGATTCTTTAACAAATGGCACCTCTATAGATCAGGCATTTGTTCAACTAAAAAGAAGTGCAGAGGGTTACGCCTTAAATCCGGATGATTTATTTCAAGGTATACTCAATATAAAAAATAATAGTAATGCCAGTTCGGATATTACGATAGAAGATAGCATAACTATACAACGAAAAACAGCCCTTCTCAATATAATGGTAAAAGGTTTGGAGTTTCAAAACCCCAATAATTATTACTTTATCATTAAAGGTGCATCCAAAGACACTTATAGTTTTAAGGGGGAATTGGTTGGCGATTCTATCAGATACAAACAAAATGGAGAGTTTAATACCTCCGGCACACAATTTATCTCATCGCCTTTTTCGCTGTATCCTCTACCCGAAGGCGGTCGGCTGACAATCTTAATATATAATGGCGAAAACTTAATTGCTACAGCAGAAACCAACAACAAAGATGGTAGTAATATAGTCCCCATAGTAGGAGTTACGACAAATGTATTGATAGACTTAAGGGCATCTTTAAATGTAAATATCGTAGTAACAGACTGGGAAGACATATACCATTGGTTCGAATGGTAA
- a CDS encoding FISUMP domain-containing protein, protein MKTKRISLQNINHYSQQLFLFIIVALLCGCSEDITNKNNGNSTDTYLQFSVITTDATPPKNILKSGQTDSESTINQVQILVFENDLYQYRVTGTGITNSGTYSATFKARLLSSDQPTTIYIIANSDTELDTNEPQVGDNISTVKDRLTKSISANPINGNLSMWGSYSFPSGLSATDDNTITGIRMLRAVARVDVIANAVSSNFQLASIQAFRVANNMQLIPDNPTTTPSVTEPSVPVGTSYNINTSAIATLPESSVAQLYLPESTTPASGDLVNDATCIIVGGYYGGSNTITYYRLDLNPGISGHSFGQILRNHRYEFTITSVLSEGYSTPQDAANNISSSMEARVVLWSDYVKHMVFDLNNYLGVSESYITLPGEANSSYNILIQTSLSNYNMTWADRTGLPEGSPSSSLSDDYFQVDKASDGSSILVTATQVNRADSTDRVRYILLQGAALKLLITVIQKAVKVGPAPGPGGVIWAETNVDLPYTFASQTSIGKFYQWNRNTAWASTGTVTGWPSTGAAGFLWEEANDPCPTGWRVPTRDELQALINSTGRSWRIISADYDYPGVWFAPTQEEANDATFEDPGNGLFFPAGGRRDATGTLTDAGFNSYYWGSDVNPLGGTTEIMSIASGTYIIFPVASTLGCLVRCVRD, encoded by the coding sequence ATGAAAACGAAGAGAATATCTCTACAAAATATAAACCACTACAGTCAACAATTATTTTTATTTATAATTGTCGCTTTATTATGTGGCTGTTCTGAGGATATAACCAATAAAAACAATGGGAACTCAACAGACACCTATTTACAGTTCAGCGTTATTACAACTGACGCCACACCTCCTAAAAACATATTGAAATCAGGTCAAACTGATTCAGAAAGCACAATAAATCAAGTACAAATACTAGTCTTCGAAAATGATCTTTACCAGTATCGTGTAACAGGAACAGGTATTACTAACAGCGGTACTTATAGTGCAACCTTCAAAGCCCGTTTATTATCAAGCGATCAACCAACAACCATATACATTATAGCCAATTCCGATACCGAATTAGATACAAATGAGCCTCAGGTAGGTGATAATATATCAACGGTAAAGGATCGATTAACTAAATCGATTTCAGCAAATCCAATAAACGGAAACCTATCGATGTGGGGAAGTTATTCGTTTCCATCAGGTTTATCGGCAACAGATGACAATACAATTACCGGCATAAGAATGCTTCGTGCTGTGGCTCGGGTAGATGTTATAGCCAATGCTGTTTCGTCCAATTTCCAATTGGCCAGCATACAAGCTTTCCGTGTTGCAAATAATATGCAACTTATACCTGACAACCCTACCACAACACCAAGTGTTACAGAGCCGAGTGTACCTGTAGGTACTTCCTATAATATCAATACATCAGCAATAGCAACTCTACCCGAATCGTCGGTTGCTCAATTATATTTACCCGAATCTACAACTCCTGCATCCGGTGATCTGGTAAATGATGCTACCTGTATTATAGTTGGAGGGTATTACGGAGGAAGTAATACAATCACATACTACAGACTGGATCTGAATCCGGGGATATCAGGGCATTCATTTGGGCAGATTTTACGTAATCATCGGTACGAATTTACTATAACTTCGGTTTTAAGTGAAGGATATTCAACACCTCAAGATGCTGCAAACAATATATCTTCTTCGATGGAGGCACGGGTTGTATTATGGAGCGATTATGTTAAGCATATGGTGTTCGATTTAAACAATTATTTAGGAGTGTCAGAATCATATATAACCTTGCCGGGAGAAGCAAACTCATCCTACAATATTCTGATACAGACCAGCCTGTCTAATTACAACATGACTTGGGCTGATAGAACAGGATTACCCGAAGGCTCACCGTCATCGAGTTTAAGTGATGACTATTTTCAGGTAGATAAAGCCTCTGACGGATCATCTATATTAGTAACTGCAACTCAAGTAAACCGCGCAGATTCTACTGACAGAGTAAGATATATTCTACTCCAAGGGGCTGCATTGAAGTTACTTATCACCGTCATTCAGAAAGCCGTAAAAGTAGGTCCGGCACCCGGACCGGGCGGAGTAATATGGGCTGAAACAAATGTAGACTTGCCATATACCTTTGCTAGCCAAACAAGCATCGGTAAATTTTATCAATGGAATCGCAATACAGCATGGGCTAGCACAGGTACAGTTACCGGATGGCCCTCTACCGGTGCAGCAGGATTCTTATGGGAAGAAGCAAACGATCCATGCCCCACAGGATGGAGAGTTCCTACAAGAGACGAACTTCAGGCGTTGATCAACTCTACGGGCAGAAGTTGGCGAATAATATCGGCAGATTATGATTATCCCGGAGTATGGTTTGCCCCAACACAAGAGGAGGCTAATGATGCGACTTTTGAAGATCCGGGTAACGGGTTATTCTTTCCCGCCGGAGGTCGGAGAGATGCAACCGGAACATTAACCGATGCAGGTTTCAACAGTTATTATTGGGGCAGTGATGTTAACCCTCTTGGGGGTACAACCGAGATAATGAGTATAGCCAGTGGAACATACATTATATTTCCTGTAGCTAGTACGCTAGGATGTTTAGTCCGGTGTGTAAGAGATTAA
- a CDS encoding TonB-dependent receptor: protein MKKNNHVTLRRRHKAKILHRFAFIFTLMLIIPLTLFAQEKSITGLVTDSKTGEPLIGVSVTLEGTSTGTVTDIDGRFSLKTPTNSTLRVIYMGYITQTVKVGNQSNLNIKLSEDTQLLDEVVVVGFGTQKKVNLTGAVGIANAKDIQDRPVMLATQALQGLVPGLNISQNNGSLESRAKINIRGTGTIADGSTNSPLILIDGMEGDINALNPQDIENISILKDASSSSIYGSRAPFGVILITTKKGTIGKTSVNYNNSFRWNKPLLLPQMMDSYTFANYFNDAALNGGGTAHFGDAWLANILAFQKGEITTSTVQNRNNNRWEEGFDPNGVNNTGGNDNRDYYKEIFRSRSMGQEHNLSISGGNEKVTYYTSFNILAQDGLMRFNQDTYDRYAATAKVGFDAATWARVNYSNRFIRDKYNRPSAMTDNLFGDLGRQSWPTLPLYDPNGFLMQRTALALRDEGNDKTETDNLYQQIQFVFEPIKNWKTFAEINYSIKNANRHWDKQVTYMHDVEGNPFVWSKNSNVHEDHLKENQMGVNLYTEYTYTLNKNHNFKGMLGVQSEKMKQTKFGLQRDGILVPGINEIDGTSGTDYDGRPVVPSVNGSRQRWSTFGYFTRINYDYQGRYLTEFNLRNDGSSRYRSGNRWVWSPSFSLGWNIAQENFWKPLQDVVGTLKIRGSYGQLANQNTDNWYPTYAAMTVKASEGAWMQNGIKPNVSWAPFTLINQDLTWEKIRTTNIGLDFGLFNNRLTGSFDYFVRETRDMLGPAPERPAILGVGVPKANNTDLEDKGFELLISWQDRLNNGLGYGIRFTLADYQTKIKRYPNLTGSLGTYNAGRKMGELWGYETIGIAKTQAEMDAHLATLPKGGQDALGNQWGAGDIMYKDLNGDGKINNGSNTLEDHGDLKVIGNTTPRYQFGFEFTADWKGFDMRAFFQGILKRDFWNGNYFFWGAYGGGDKQTDTGGSGMWWSTGFTQHQDYFRDENTNSVVNGVNDVNLNSYYPRPLFNSSKNTKRQTGYLQDASYIRLKNLQLGYTLPSNMSKKLHIAKLRVYVSGENLWTKTDMAEMFDPETVDGGWGNSGNVYPLSKVLAFGLNINF, encoded by the coding sequence ATGAAAAAGAACAATCATGTAACTTTACGAAGAAGGCATAAAGCGAAAATACTGCACCGTTTTGCCTTCATTTTTACACTTATGCTCATTATTCCTCTGACTTTATTTGCTCAGGAAAAAAGCATCACAGGACTGGTCACCGATTCTAAGACCGGAGAACCTCTGATTGGTGTTTCGGTTACTTTAGAAGGTACTAGTACAGGTACCGTAACTGATATAGATGGTAGATTTTCATTGAAAACACCAACAAACTCTACTTTAAGGGTTATCTATATGGGGTATATTACACAAACCGTAAAGGTGGGTAATCAAAGTAATTTGAATATCAAATTATCCGAAGATACACAATTACTGGACGAGGTGGTAGTGGTAGGTTTCGGAACACAAAAAAAGGTAAACCTGACAGGAGCGGTAGGTATAGCTAATGCCAAGGATATTCAGGATCGTCCGGTAATGCTTGCAACACAGGCTCTGCAAGGACTTGTGCCGGGATTAAATATATCTCAAAACAATGGTAGTTTAGAATCACGTGCAAAGATCAACATACGTGGTACAGGTACTATTGCAGACGGTTCGACAAACTCACCTTTAATATTAATTGATGGTATGGAAGGCGATATTAATGCGCTTAATCCTCAGGACATCGAGAATATTTCGATTCTGAAAGATGCATCTTCGTCCTCAATTTATGGATCAAGAGCTCCTTTCGGAGTTATACTGATTACCACAAAAAAGGGAACTATAGGAAAGACTTCTGTAAACTACAACAACAGCTTCCGATGGAACAAACCTCTTCTGCTTCCCCAAATGATGGATTCCTATACATTTGCAAATTATTTTAATGATGCAGCCTTAAATGGTGGAGGCACCGCTCATTTTGGAGATGCATGGCTTGCAAATATTTTAGCATTTCAAAAAGGGGAAATAACAACATCGACGGTGCAAAACAGGAATAACAACCGATGGGAAGAAGGTTTTGACCCGAATGGAGTAAATAACACAGGTGGTAATGACAATAGAGATTATTACAAAGAAATTTTCCGCTCCCGATCTATGGGACAGGAACATAATCTGAGTATCAGTGGCGGTAACGAGAAAGTAACCTATTACACATCGTTCAATATATTGGCACAAGATGGGCTTATGCGATTCAATCAGGATACTTACGACAGATATGCAGCCACAGCAAAGGTTGGATTCGATGCTGCTACCTGGGCTAGAGTTAATTATAGCAACCGATTTATCCGCGATAAATATAATCGTCCATCAGCAATGACCGATAACCTATTCGGAGATTTAGGGCGTCAGTCGTGGCCTACCCTACCGTTATATGATCCGAATGGATTTTTAATGCAGAGAACGGCTTTAGCTTTGAGAGATGAAGGAAACGACAAAACAGAAACCGATAACCTTTACCAACAAATCCAATTTGTATTTGAACCAATTAAAAATTGGAAAACTTTTGCAGAAATAAATTACTCTATAAAAAATGCAAACCGCCATTGGGATAAGCAGGTAACTTATATGCATGACGTTGAGGGTAATCCATTTGTTTGGTCGAAAAACTCCAATGTGCATGAAGATCATTTGAAAGAAAATCAAATGGGAGTTAATCTATATACCGAATATACTTATACGCTGAACAAGAATCATAATTTCAAAGGTATGCTAGGTGTTCAGTCAGAAAAGATGAAACAAACTAAATTCGGACTGCAAAGAGATGGGATCTTAGTACCGGGAATTAACGAAATAGATGGAACCAGCGGAACGGACTACGACGGCAGACCTGTGGTACCTTCGGTGAACGGATCAAGGCAACGTTGGAGCACTTTCGGATATTTTACCCGTATCAATTATGATTATCAAGGTCGATATTTAACTGAATTTAATTTAAGAAATGACGGTTCTTCGAGATATAGAAGCGGTAACCGTTGGGTTTGGTCTCCATCATTTTCTTTAGGATGGAATATAGCTCAAGAAAATTTCTGGAAACCATTACAGGATGTTGTGGGAACATTAAAAATAAGAGGATCATACGGTCAACTGGCTAATCAGAATACCGATAACTGGTATCCTACTTATGCTGCCATGACAGTAAAAGCTTCGGAAGGTGCATGGATGCAAAATGGAATTAAGCCTAACGTATCATGGGCACCGTTTACTCTTATTAACCAAGATCTTACATGGGAGAAGATTAGAACAACAAACATCGGTCTCGATTTTGGATTATTTAATAACAGATTAACCGGATCTTTTGATTATTTCGTCCGCGAAACTAGAGATATGTTAGGTCCTGCACCCGAAAGACCTGCCATTCTGGGTGTTGGTGTACCCAAAGCCAACAACACAGATTTAGAAGACAAAGGATTTGAACTCTTAATTTCATGGCAAGACCGGCTAAACAACGGATTAGGTTATGGTATAAGATTTACATTGGCCGATTATCAGACCAAGATCAAAAGATATCCGAATCTCACAGGTAGTCTGGGAACATATAATGCCGGACGTAAGATGGGCGAATTGTGGGGGTATGAAACGATAGGAATAGCTAAAACCCAAGCTGAAATGGATGCACATTTGGCTACTCTTCCTAAAGGTGGACAAGATGCTCTTGGCAATCAGTGGGGAGCAGGTGATATTATGTATAAAGACCTCAATGGTGATGGTAAAATCAATAATGGCAGTAATACGTTGGAAGACCACGGGGATCTTAAAGTTATTGGAAATACAACCCCTCGTTATCAGTTTGGATTCGAATTTACAGCAGACTGGAAAGGTTTCGATATGAGAGCATTCTTTCAGGGAATCTTAAAGCGTGATTTTTGGAATGGTAACTATTTCTTCTGGGGTGCTTACGGTGGAGGAGATAAACAAACAGATACAGGTGGTAGCGGTATGTGGTGGTCAACTGGATTTACACAACATCAGGACTATTTCAGAGACGAAAATACCAACTCGGTAGTAAACGGGGTAAATGATGTAAACCTCAATTCGTATTATCCAAGACCACTGTTTAATTCGAGTAAAAATACAAAAAGACAAACCGGCTACTTACAAGACGCTTCGTATATACGCTTAAAGAATCTCCAATTGGGCTATACACTACCAAGTAATATGTCAAAGAAACTTCATATTGCAAAACTCAGAGTATATGTTTCGGGCGAAAACTTATGGACAAAAACAGATATGGCAGAGATGTTCGATCCCGAAACAGTTGATGGAGGATGGGGCAATAGTGGAAATGTATACCCCTTATCTAAAGTGTTAGCATTTGGTTTGAATATTAATTTTTAA
- a CDS encoding RagB/SusD family nutrient uptake outer membrane protein — translation MKLYNYITKLCAGIIVSTLFFACTDDLNQTPMSTIPPEIFFESESQLESYVNNLYAPRNKWNNGNDQEFDVHGNWSFGTFGLDNNTDNMNNKTSANHFIPGEWRVDQTGGEWAFEFIYKCNYFLKYAQEKLDAGKITGTRANIDQSFGEVYFFRAFEYFKKLQRVGDFPIVTEPLPNEMNPLIEASKRQPRTEVAKFILADLDKAISLLKDDPDGGRKNRISKYAAYMLKSRVALYEGTWMKYFQGTAFVPGGSGWPGASKEYNKNYTIANYSEVMNNFFQQCMDASKIVADRFPLVNNNGILQQTVSDPENPYLNMFAATDLKGYSEVILWKQYDRGLGITHNVPIAAQTGGYVNGLTRGYVDNFLLDNGKPIYADPARYAGDNYIADVRKNRDGRLWLFLKEPKQKNLLFNTENAGRANPVEAYPNITSSNAEVGYGTGYAIRKGGTFDGAQLTDNGGCYTGSIVFRSAEACLNYIEANYEKNSSLDGTATQYWKNLRDRAKVNNDFNATIAATDMSKEALNDWGAYSAGQLISPTLYNIRRERRSELMAEGLRMADLRRWRSLDQLIIKPYHLEGMKLWGPMKAWYVDDKGVSILKYGVVDANVSAPDQSIYLRPQEINPNSLVLKQGGCKWAMAHYLYPIAIQHFLITANGSVDSSPIYQNPYWPTTANEGAIQ, via the coding sequence ATGAAACTGTATAACTATATAACAAAGCTTTGTGCCGGTATAATTGTATCTACATTATTTTTTGCTTGTACCGACGACCTGAACCAGACTCCCATGTCGACCATTCCACCCGAAATATTTTTCGAGTCCGAATCGCAACTCGAGTCATATGTCAATAACCTGTACGCTCCCCGTAATAAATGGAACAACGGAAACGATCAGGAATTTGATGTACATGGCAACTGGAGCTTCGGTACATTCGGACTTGATAACAATACCGATAATATGAATAATAAAACTTCGGCTAACCACTTTATCCCCGGAGAATGGAGAGTCGATCAGACCGGAGGTGAATGGGCATTTGAATTTATCTACAAGTGTAATTACTTTTTGAAATATGCACAAGAAAAACTCGATGCAGGCAAAATAACTGGAACGAGGGCAAATATAGATCAATCTTTTGGAGAAGTTTATTTCTTCAGGGCATTTGAATATTTCAAGAAATTACAAAGGGTCGGCGATTTTCCGATTGTAACCGAACCTCTTCCCAACGAAATGAACCCACTTATTGAGGCTAGTAAAAGACAACCCCGCACAGAAGTTGCTAAATTTATTCTTGCTGACTTAGATAAAGCCATTTCTTTATTGAAAGACGACCCCGATGGAGGTAGAAAAAACCGTATATCGAAATATGCCGCCTATATGCTTAAATCGAGAGTTGCCTTATATGAAGGTACATGGATGAAGTATTTCCAAGGAACTGCATTCGTGCCGGGAGGATCGGGCTGGCCCGGTGCTTCAAAAGAGTATAACAAGAACTATACTATTGCCAATTACAGTGAGGTAATGAATAACTTTTTTCAGCAATGTATGGATGCGTCTAAGATTGTAGCTGATAGATTTCCTCTGGTAAATAACAACGGGATTCTTCAACAAACAGTATCCGACCCCGAAAACCCATACCTCAATATGTTTGCTGCTACAGATTTGAAAGGTTATTCGGAAGTTATTCTATGGAAACAATACGACAGGGGACTAGGTATCACACATAATGTGCCCATTGCTGCACAGACAGGCGGATATGTAAATGGTTTAACAAGAGGGTATGTAGACAATTTCCTTTTGGATAACGGAAAGCCTATATATGCGGATCCTGCAAGATATGCAGGCGACAATTACATTGCTGATGTTAGAAAAAACAGGGATGGACGTTTATGGTTATTTTTAAAAGAACCAAAACAAAAGAACTTATTATTCAATACCGAAAATGCAGGTCGTGCCAATCCAGTTGAAGCTTACCCCAATATTACCTCATCTAATGCCGAAGTTGGCTATGGTACAGGCTATGCTATTCGGAAGGGCGGAACTTTCGATGGTGCTCAATTGACCGATAACGGTGGGTGTTATACCGGATCTATTGTATTCAGATCGGCTGAAGCTTGTTTAAATTATATTGAAGCCAATTATGAAAAAAATAGCTCTCTCGATGGAACTGCTACTCAATATTGGAAAAATCTAAGAGACCGTGCCAAGGTTAACAATGACTTCAATGCAACCATTGCAGCTACCGATATGAGTAAAGAAGCCCTTAACGATTGGGGTGCATATTCTGCCGGACAGCTTATTTCGCCTACTCTTTACAATATTCGAAGAGAACGCCGCTCTGAACTGATGGCTGAAGGACTAAGAATGGCTGATTTAAGGAGATGGAGATCGTTAGATCAATTAATTATCAAACCTTATCACCTCGAAGGTATGAAGCTCTGGGGACCTATGAAAGCTTGGTATGTGGACGACAAAGGTGTTTCAATTCTGAAATATGGAGTGGTAGATGCCAATGTGAGTGCTCCCGACCAAAGTATTTACCTAAGACCTCAGGAAATAAATCCGAACTCTTTAGTTTTAAAACAAGGTGGATGTAAGTGGGCAATGGCGCATTATCTTTATCCGATAGCCATACAGCATTTTCTTATTACGGCAAATGGCTCTGTAGACAGTTCACCGATATATCAGAATCCGTATTGGCCTACTACTGCTAATGAAGGTGCAATTCAATAA
- the ung gene encoding uracil-DNA glycosylase yields the protein MDVKIEESWKKQLQNEFEKDYFINLTNFIRNEYQTKQIFPPAKLIFNAFEHTPFDKVKVVILGQDPYHNDGQAHGLSFSVNDGIQFPPSLINIFKEINSDLGIPIPQSGNLTRWADQGVLLLNATLTVQAHQAGSHQNKGWENFTDAAIKKLADERENIVFLLWGSYAQKKAAFIDSNKHLILKSVHPSPLSAHRGFFGNKQFSQINDYLTSKGLTPIQW from the coding sequence ATGGATGTTAAAATTGAAGAGTCTTGGAAAAAACAATTACAAAACGAGTTTGAAAAGGATTATTTTATAAATCTCACCAATTTCATAAGGAATGAGTATCAAACAAAACAAATATTTCCTCCTGCTAAATTAATCTTCAATGCTTTCGAACATACTCCTTTTGATAAAGTAAAAGTCGTAATTCTGGGGCAAGATCCATACCATAACGACGGGCAGGCACATGGGCTCTCGTTTTCGGTTAATGATGGTATACAATTTCCTCCTTCATTGATTAATATATTCAAAGAAATAAATAGCGATTTAGGTATTCCGATTCCCCAATCGGGAAATCTGACACGGTGGGCAGATCAGGGAGTTCTGCTACTCAATGCTACATTGACAGTACAAGCTCATCAGGCAGGCTCGCACCAAAACAAAGGATGGGAGAATTTTACTGATGCAGCCATTAAGAAACTGGCAGATGAGAGAGAAAATATTGTATTTCTATTATGGGGATCATATGCTCAAAAGAAAGCGGCGTTTATCGACAGTAATAAACACCTCATTTTAAAATCGGTACACCCTTCTCCCCTATCGGCACACAGAGGCTTTTTCGGGAATAAGCAGTTTAGCCAAATCAATGACTATCTAACATCGAAAGGTCTGACACCTATTCAATGGTAA